The following proteins are encoded in a genomic region of Micromonospora olivasterospora:
- a CDS encoding ATP-dependent Clp protease proteolytic subunit, which produces MTDLSLPPQFGAVHNRYVLPSFVERTSYGVKESNPYNKLFEDRIIFLGVQVDDASANDVMAQLLTLEGTDPDRDIIMYINSPGGSFTAMTAIYDTMQYVRPDIMTVCLGQAASAAAVLLAAGTPGKRMALPNSRIIIHQPATEGGYGQGSDIEIQAREILRMRTQLEEMLSRHCNQPVDKVRKDIDRDKIMTAEEAREYGLVDTILTSRKKGLLAANAAS; this is translated from the coding sequence ATGACCGACCTGAGCCTGCCGCCCCAGTTCGGGGCCGTGCACAACCGCTACGTCCTGCCGTCGTTCGTCGAGCGCACGTCGTACGGGGTCAAGGAGTCCAACCCGTACAACAAGCTCTTCGAGGACCGGATCATCTTCCTCGGCGTCCAGGTGGACGACGCGTCGGCCAACGACGTGATGGCGCAGCTGCTGACGCTCGAGGGCACCGACCCGGACCGCGACATCATCATGTACATCAACTCGCCGGGCGGCTCGTTCACCGCCATGACGGCGATCTACGACACCATGCAGTACGTCCGGCCGGACATCATGACGGTCTGCCTGGGCCAGGCGGCCAGCGCGGCCGCCGTGCTGCTCGCCGCCGGCACCCCCGGCAAGCGGATGGCGCTGCCGAACTCCCGGATCATCATCCACCAGCCGGCCACCGAGGGCGGCTACGGGCAGGGCTCGGACATCGAGATCCAGGCCCGGGAGATCCTGCGGATGCGCACGCAGCTGGAGGAGATGCTCTCCCGGCACTGCAACCAGCCGGTCGACAAGGTCCGCAAGGACATCGACCGGGACAAGATTATGACGGCGGAGGAGGCCCGCGAGTACGGGCTGGTCGACACCATCCTCACCAGCCGCAAGAAGGGCCTCCTGGCGGCCAACGCCGCCAGCTGA
- a CDS encoding ATP-dependent Clp protease proteolytic subunit, which translates to MTDMHIPSKPLRAIDARGGDNIGNLDDSVYNRLLKERIIFLGSEVNDQVANRICAQLLLLAAEDPDRDIFLWINSPGGSVYSGMAIYDTMQYIDNDVSTVAMGMAASMGQLLLCAGTKGKRYALPHARIMMHQPSGGMGGTASDIAIQAEQMLYTKRMFQERVAFHTGQDQAQIEADSDRDRWFTAQEAMDYGFIDKVITGAAQVPEGAGTLS; encoded by the coding sequence ATGACCGACATGCACATCCCATCGAAGCCCCTCAGGGCGATCGACGCCCGCGGTGGCGACAACATTGGCAACCTCGACGACTCGGTATACAACCGGTTGCTCAAGGAGCGGATCATCTTCCTGGGCAGCGAGGTGAACGACCAGGTGGCCAACCGCATCTGCGCGCAGCTGCTGCTGCTCGCGGCGGAGGACCCGGACCGGGACATCTTCCTCTGGATCAACTCGCCGGGCGGCTCGGTCTACTCGGGCATGGCGATCTACGACACGATGCAGTACATCGACAACGACGTTTCCACCGTGGCGATGGGCATGGCGGCCTCCATGGGGCAGCTGCTGCTCTGCGCGGGCACCAAGGGCAAGCGGTACGCCCTCCCGCACGCGCGGATCATGATGCACCAGCCGTCGGGCGGCATGGGCGGCACGGCGTCCGACATCGCCATCCAGGCGGAGCAGATGCTCTACACCAAGCGCATGTTCCAGGAGCGGGTGGCCTTCCACACCGGCCAGGACCAGGCCCAGATCGAGGCGGACTCGGATCGCGACCGCTGGTTCACCGCCCAGGAGGCCATGGACTACGGCTTCATCGACAAGGTGATCACCGGAGCCGCCCAGGTTCCGGAAGGCGCCGGGACCCTGAGCTGA
- the tig gene encoding trigger factor → MKSTVETLSPTRVRLAIEVPFVELEPSLKKAYREIGQQVQVPGFRRGKVPPAVIDQRVGRGTVLNEAVQEAIPQNILAAVREHDLKTLGRPEVEITEFADGDSLNFTAEVDVRPEITLPDLSSVEVTVDELKVDDSEIDEQVKNLRERFATLKTVERAAQEGDYVQIDLNATVDGEDVPGGSAANISHEVGSKQLLPGLDEALVGLAAGESTTFTTQLVGGDFAGRDAEVAVTVRTVKEKELPELDDDFAQMASEFDTIEELRNDLRERVTRGKRVEQIYAARDKALEQLVEAASVPAPEGVVREEVESRKQAMVDQLERIGASLEEYLAAEEKTEEQIDAELNEAATEGVKIQLLLDTLADAEDVQVSDDEFGHEIVHRAQRAGMAPQQYYDQLVRSGAAAAVFGDVRRGKALASVMERIKIKDAAGNEVSLDAIRAEGAEEHDHDHEH, encoded by the coding sequence GTGAAGAGCACCGTCGAGACTCTGAGCCCGACGCGCGTGCGGCTCGCCATCGAGGTGCCGTTCGTCGAGCTCGAGCCGAGCCTCAAGAAGGCGTACCGGGAGATCGGCCAGCAGGTCCAGGTTCCCGGCTTCCGCCGGGGCAAGGTGCCGCCCGCGGTCATCGACCAGCGCGTCGGCCGGGGCACCGTCCTCAACGAGGCGGTGCAGGAGGCCATCCCGCAGAACATCCTCGCCGCGGTCCGCGAGCACGACCTGAAGACCCTCGGTCGCCCCGAGGTCGAGATCACCGAGTTCGCCGACGGGGACTCGCTGAACTTCACCGCCGAGGTCGACGTCCGGCCCGAGATCACCCTGCCCGACCTGAGCAGCGTCGAGGTCACGGTCGACGAGCTCAAGGTCGACGACAGCGAGATCGACGAGCAGGTGAAGAACCTGCGCGAGCGGTTCGCCACCCTGAAGACCGTCGAGCGGGCCGCGCAGGAGGGCGACTACGTCCAGATCGACCTGAACGCCACGGTCGACGGTGAGGACGTCCCCGGCGGTTCGGCGGCGAACATCTCGCACGAGGTCGGCAGCAAGCAGCTCCTGCCGGGGCTGGACGAGGCCCTCGTCGGCCTCGCCGCCGGCGAGAGCACCACCTTCACCACCCAGCTCGTGGGCGGCGACTTCGCCGGCCGGGACGCCGAGGTGGCAGTGACCGTCCGCACGGTCAAGGAGAAGGAGCTGCCGGAGCTCGACGACGACTTCGCCCAGATGGCGAGCGAGTTCGACACCATCGAGGAGCTGCGCAACGACCTGCGCGAGCGGGTCACCCGGGGCAAGCGGGTCGAGCAGATCTACGCCGCCCGGGACAAGGCCCTCGAGCAGCTCGTCGAGGCCGCCTCGGTGCCGGCGCCGGAGGGCGTCGTCCGCGAGGAGGTCGAGAGCCGCAAGCAGGCCATGGTCGACCAGCTCGAGCGCATCGGCGCCTCCCTGGAGGAGTACCTCGCCGCCGAGGAGAAGACCGAGGAGCAGATCGACGCCGAGCTGAACGAGGCGGCGACCGAGGGCGTCAAGATCCAGCTGCTGCTGGACACCCTGGCCGACGCCGAGGACGTCCAGGTCTCCGACGACGAGTTCGGCCACGAGATCGTCCACCGCGCCCAGCGCGCCGGGATGGCGCCGCAGCAGTACTACGACCAGCTCGTCCGCTCCGGCGCGGCAGCCGCCGTCTTCGGCGACGTGCGGCGCGGCAAGGCGCTCGCCTCGGTGATGGAGCGCATCAAGATCAAGGACGCGGCCGGCAACGAGGTGAGCCTCGACGCGATCCGCGCGGAGGGCGCCGAGGAGCACGACCACGATCACGAGCACTGA
- a CDS encoding contact-dependent growth inhibition system immunity protein yields the protein MTTIENLERDVWPDPGPDASSLVRRCNELRRKPLAAFTVEDLRVMLGQEIGVPALLPIAVRVLLRDPLAEGDHYPGDLLSNVLRLPDSAWSGLRAERKRLASVLTELVARPPFSDPGLRPRDPDRQLRDAMLRFLGQ from the coding sequence GTGACCACCATCGAGAACCTTGAGCGCGACGTCTGGCCGGATCCCGGCCCGGACGCCTCCTCCCTGGTGCGGCGGTGCAACGAACTGCGACGCAAGCCGCTGGCGGCGTTCACGGTCGAGGACCTGCGCGTCATGCTCGGGCAGGAGATCGGCGTGCCGGCCCTGCTGCCGATCGCGGTGCGGGTCCTGCTCCGCGACCCCCTGGCCGAGGGCGACCACTACCCGGGCGACCTGCTCTCCAACGTGCTGCGGCTACCCGACTCCGCCTGGTCGGGCCTACGGGCGGAGCGGAAGCGACTCGCGTCCGTGCTGACCGAGCTTGTCGCCCGTCCTCCGTTCTCCGACCCTGGTCTGAGGCCCCGGGACCCGGACCGACAGCTTCGCGACGCCATGCTCCGGTTCCTCGGTCAATGA
- a CDS encoding DNA glycosylase AlkZ-like family protein yields the protein MVVTAVRVVRPVSPETPPTRAEPPRLGSGNGRPTAGDELPVPGPAVGSRAGRARRHRDPGHRRAGHRPGRGQVGARPAWRRRGGAAGRGVAAAVDGARGAAPVPPVRRGRGGGRGGAVLGRRRGQAHLRRGQAVEGGRHRQPGGPGRGGLPDAGHRHPAHRQGEVSGRLAEALPEPYLRSCRPCKATHLYEMPFRLAAVRAGLELRLGTSPPVLERIPGFRKAATPDDRFDLIRAYLRLLGPATPKHVADYLDAPVKDVQARWPADAVEVAVDGEPRWLLAGDERALASADAEGCRLLGPFDLFLQAKDRSTLMPDAALAKELWPVLGRPGAVLVDGELVGTWRPRKSGRAFTVAVRPWRRLDPATRDAVAEQAERLAAYRGVSLTGVDFGD from the coding sequence ATGGTGGTCACGGCCGTCAGGGTAGTTCGCCCGGTGTCCCCTGAGACGCCGCCAACCAGGGCAGAGCCGCCGCGTCTAGGGTCGGGGAATGGTCGACCGACGGCAGGTGATGAGCTTCCGGTTCCGGGCCCAGCAGTTGGATCGCGCGCGGGGCGGGCTCGACGACACCGCGATCCTGGACATCGGCGTGCAGGACACCGGCCCGGACGGGGCCAGGTGGGCGCTCGCCCTGCGTGGCGTCGACGTGGCGGCGCTGCCGGCCGAGGCGTTGCTGCTGCTGTGGACGGTGCGCGGGGCGCCGCACCTGTACCGCCGGTCCGACGCGGGCGCGGTGGCGGCCGCGGTGGAGCCGTACTCGGACGCCGACGCGGGCAAGCGCATCTACGACGCGGCCAAGCCGTTGAAGGCGGCCGGCATCGGCAACCTGGCGGCCCTGGACGAGGTGGCCTCCCGGATGCGGGCCATCGTCACCCGGCCCACCGTCAAGGGGAGGTCTCGGGCCGCCTGGCCGAGGCGCTGCCCGAGCCGTACCTGCGATCGTGCCGGCCCTGCAAGGCCACCCACCTGTACGAGATGCCGTTCCGGCTCGCCGCCGTGCGGGCCGGGCTGGAACTGCGGCTCGGCACCTCACCGCCGGTGCTGGAACGCATCCCCGGGTTCCGGAAGGCGGCGACCCCGGACGACCGGTTCGACCTGATCCGGGCGTACCTGCGCCTGCTCGGTCCGGCCACGCCCAAGCACGTCGCCGACTACCTCGACGCGCCGGTGAAGGACGTGCAGGCGCGCTGGCCCGCGGACGCCGTGGAGGTGGCTGTCGACGGCGAGCCGCGCTGGTTGCTGGCCGGCGACGAGCGGGCCCTGGCCTCGGCCGACGCCGAGGGTTGCCGGCTGCTCGGCCCGTTCGACCTGTTCCTCCAGGCCAAGGACCGGTCCACGCTGATGCCGGACGCGGCCCTCGCCAAGGAGCTGTGGCCGGTGCTGGGCCGTCCCGGCGCCGTCCTGGTCGACGGGGAGTTGGTCGGCACCTGGCGGCCCCGCAAGTCCGGCCGCGCGTTCACGGTCGCCGTCCGGCCCTGGCGCAGGCTGGACCCGGCGACCCGCGACGCGGTCGCCGAGCAGGCCGAGCGCCTCGCCGCGTACCGTGGCGTGAGCCTCACCGGCGTCGACTTCGGCGACTAG
- a CDS encoding Hsp70 family protein — translation MAGQHEGYALGVDLGTSNTVAVLRWPDGRTRPLLVDGQPVLPSGVYADADGRLHVGRDARRLAQADPGRYEPNPKRRIDDPAVRLGDREYVPADLLAAVLHAVGQAAVAAVGFLPPAVVTCPASWDAARRQVLFDALLRAGWPQAAEHTLSGPTPPGTRLLREPVAAARYYTQVLRRPVPVGGSIAVFDLGGGTLDVAVLRNEGADPWGDSGFTVTAAGGAPDLGGLDLDAALVGRLGELVAATHPADWERLTDPADAGQWRDRHQLWEGVREAREMLSRATVAPVVVPRSQAVVRLTREDLERVAAPLLRRAVEETRKVVAAAGLTPEQLAGLFLVGGPTRMPLVARLLHAELGIAPTVLEQPELPVAEGALTDLPTPRPAPRRRPRRPGRPPEAYRPPCRPPEAYRPPCRLPEASRPPCRLPEASRPPCRARRAPAARRRPCRPAACRPPGSTARRGSRCRPPARRRVPGASRSPARRSRAHPSRVRPPHRRPGRCGAGARSGSPSPPSPRSSGWAAGPRCGLPGTPIRPWSSTSTRSSASGPATSARRRRSPRCSATPGTWRTRCPTTAWRSWRSTRTPGRSGGGSRPPSRRSSGTGSWPCPAPWRCSPARSARTPRASWSCATPAPGSCGGGGRSPATTR, via the coding sequence ATGGCAGGTCAGCACGAGGGGTACGCCCTCGGCGTGGACCTCGGCACGTCGAACACGGTGGCGGTGCTGCGCTGGCCGGACGGCCGGACCCGCCCGCTGCTGGTCGACGGCCAGCCGGTGCTCCCCTCCGGTGTCTACGCCGACGCCGACGGCCGGCTGCACGTCGGGCGGGACGCGCGGCGGCTGGCGCAGGCCGACCCGGGCCGGTACGAGCCGAACCCGAAACGCCGCATCGACGACCCGGCCGTACGGTTGGGCGACCGCGAGTACGTCCCCGCCGACCTGCTGGCGGCGGTCCTGCACGCGGTGGGGCAGGCGGCGGTCGCCGCGGTCGGTTTCCTGCCCCCGGCGGTCGTGACCTGCCCGGCGTCGTGGGACGCCGCCCGGCGTCAGGTCCTGTTCGACGCGCTGCTGCGGGCGGGCTGGCCGCAGGCGGCGGAGCACACCCTCTCCGGCCCCACCCCGCCCGGGACCCGGTTACTGCGCGAGCCGGTCGCCGCCGCCCGCTACTACACGCAGGTGCTGCGGCGGCCGGTGCCCGTCGGCGGCTCGATCGCCGTGTTCGACCTCGGCGGCGGCACGCTCGACGTGGCGGTGCTGCGCAACGAGGGCGCGGACCCGTGGGGCGATTCGGGCTTCACGGTGACCGCCGCCGGCGGCGCGCCCGACCTGGGCGGCCTCGACCTGGACGCGGCGCTGGTCGGGCGGCTGGGCGAGCTGGTGGCCGCTACGCACCCGGCGGACTGGGAGCGCCTGACCGACCCCGCCGACGCGGGGCAGTGGCGCGACCGCCACCAGCTCTGGGAGGGCGTCCGCGAGGCCCGGGAGATGCTGTCCCGGGCGACGGTGGCGCCCGTCGTCGTCCCCCGGTCGCAGGCGGTGGTCCGGCTGACCCGAGAGGACCTGGAGCGGGTGGCCGCGCCGCTGCTGCGCCGGGCGGTGGAGGAGACCCGGAAGGTCGTCGCCGCCGCCGGCCTCACCCCGGAGCAGCTGGCGGGGCTGTTCCTGGTCGGCGGGCCGACCCGGATGCCGCTGGTGGCCCGGCTGCTGCACGCCGAGCTGGGCATCGCGCCGACCGTGCTGGAGCAGCCGGAGCTGCCGGTGGCCGAGGGGGCGCTGACGGACCTGCCGACGCCCCGCCCGGCCCCGCGCCGCCGCCCGCGCCGGCCGGGCCGACCCCCGGAGGCGTACCGCCCACCGTGCCGACCCCCGGAGGCGTACCGCCCACCGTGCCGACTGCCGGAGGCGTCCCGCCCACCGTGCCGACTGCCGGAGGCGTCCCGCCCACCCTGCCGGGCGCGCCGGGCCCCGGCGGCGCGTCGCCGACCGTGCCGGCCGGCGGCCTGCCGCCCACCCGGCTCGACGGCGCGCCGGGGGTCCCGCTGTCGCCCGCCGGCCCGCCGGCGGGTCCCTGGGGCCAGCCGATCTCCGGCCCGCCGGTCTCGGGCCCACCCGTCTCGGGTACGCCCGCCCCACCGCCGGCCGGGCCGCTGCGGGGCGGGCGCGCGCTCTGGATCACCGTCGCCGCCGTCGCCGCGCTCCTCGGGGTGGGCGGCGGGGCCGCGCTGTGGCTTACCCGGGACCCCTATCCGGCCCTGGAGTTCGACCTCGACGAGGTCAAGCGCATCAGGGCCGGCGACGAGCGCCCGACGGAGGCGTTCACCGCGGTGCTCGGCGACGCCGGGTACGTGGCGTACCCGCTGCCCGACGACCGCCTGGAGATCGTGGCGGTCGACGCGAACACCGGGGCGCAGCGGTGGCGGAAGCAGACCGCCCAGCCGGCGGAGCAGTGGGACGGGATCGTGGCCGTGCCCGGCGCCGTGGCGGTGTTCGCCGGCGCGATCGGCTCGGACACCCCGCGCGAGCTGGAGCTGCGCGACGCCGGCTCCGGGGAGCTGCGGTGGCGGCGGACGATCACCGGCGACGACAAGGTGA
- a CDS encoding ribose-5-phosphate isomerase has translation MRVYLGSDHAGFELKGHLVNHLAKQGYEVVDVGPHVFDPDDDYPAFCLHTGARVVADPGSLGVVIGGSGNGEQIAANKVAGVRAALAWSLDTAQLGREHNDANIVAVGARQHTLDEATAIVEAFLATPFSGNPRHSRRIGQVAAYEQNRELPELP, from the coding sequence ATGCGCGTCTACCTGGGATCCGACCACGCCGGTTTCGAGCTGAAGGGGCACCTGGTCAACCACCTGGCCAAGCAGGGGTACGAGGTGGTCGACGTCGGTCCGCACGTCTTCGACCCGGACGACGACTACCCGGCGTTCTGCCTGCACACCGGCGCCCGCGTGGTGGCCGACCCGGGCAGCCTCGGGGTGGTCATCGGCGGTTCGGGCAACGGCGAGCAGATCGCCGCGAACAAGGTCGCCGGCGTCCGGGCGGCGCTGGCCTGGAGCCTGGACACCGCCCAGCTGGGCCGTGAGCACAACGACGCCAACATCGTCGCCGTCGGTGCCCGCCAGCACACCCTCGACGAGGCGACCGCCATCGTGGAGGCGTTCCTCGCCACGCCGTTCTCCGGTAACCCGCGGCACTCCCGCCGGATCGGCCAGGTGGCCGCGTACGAGCAGAACCGGGAACTGCCCGAGCTGCCCTGA
- a CDS encoding DUF1015 family protein yields the protein MTVVHPIARAWITTGGTGAQNYDEFADDAEITAIIEANPHSALGIEMPHRAPGSVGKPFLDALPDAVARLAEAKADGSYTPAEQVVVLYRISAPGEEPAYGLWALVDTDQISTSADEPGLVIRNEDVFIAKVRERVALAEALGHLLSPVLLLQTGRGDELHAALAAATEAAGAPAATDVDQAGRTHAIWLVGPGPEQDELTALAGGGELVVADGNHRSLAAQTGHLPRFLAVVTTPASVAIQPYNRLVSELTVPPVELLDRLRAAGAEVTAVDGPVDVPAAGGTVHLRLPDGGYAVRLPHVDGGRLENLDHALVERVLLRDALGLDPGDKRITYVGGDYPASWLTGEVDAGRAELAVLIAPVTVDDFVAVNLAREKMPRKSTWFTPKARAGLVSAEVR from the coding sequence ATGACGGTCGTGCATCCGATCGCCCGGGCCTGGATCACCACTGGCGGCACCGGCGCGCAGAACTACGACGAGTTCGCCGACGACGCGGAGATCACCGCGATCATCGAGGCCAACCCGCACAGTGCCCTCGGTATCGAGATGCCGCACCGGGCGCCGGGCAGCGTGGGGAAGCCGTTCCTCGACGCGCTGCCCGACGCGGTGGCCCGGCTCGCCGAGGCCAAGGCCGACGGCAGCTACACGCCGGCCGAGCAGGTCGTGGTCCTGTACCGGATCAGCGCGCCGGGGGAGGAGCCCGCGTACGGCCTGTGGGCCCTGGTCGACACCGACCAGATCTCCACCAGCGCGGACGAGCCCGGCCTGGTCATCCGCAACGAGGACGTCTTCATCGCCAAGGTGCGGGAGCGGGTCGCCCTCGCCGAGGCGCTCGGGCACCTGCTCTCGCCCGTCCTGCTGCTGCAGACCGGCCGGGGCGACGAGCTGCACGCCGCGCTGGCCGCGGCGACGGAGGCGGCCGGGGCGCCCGCCGCCACCGACGTCGACCAGGCCGGGCGCACCCACGCGATCTGGCTGGTCGGCCCCGGGCCCGAGCAGGACGAGCTGACCGCGCTCGCCGGCGGCGGCGAGCTGGTGGTCGCCGACGGCAACCACCGCAGCCTGGCCGCCCAGACCGGTCACCTGCCGCGCTTCCTGGCTGTGGTCACCACCCCCGCCTCCGTGGCCATCCAGCCGTACAACCGGCTGGTCAGCGAGCTGACCGTGCCCCCGGTCGAGCTGCTCGACCGGCTCCGCGCCGCGGGCGCCGAGGTCACCGCAGTCGACGGGCCGGTCGACGTCCCGGCGGCCGGCGGCACCGTCCATCTCCGGCTCCCCGACGGCGGGTACGCCGTGCGGCTGCCGCACGTCGACGGCGGCCGGCTGGAGAACCTCGACCACGCCCTGGTGGAGCGGGTGCTGCTGCGCGACGCGCTCGGCCTCGACCCGGGCGACAAGCGGATCACCTACGTCGGGGGCGACTACCCGGCGAGCTGGCTCACCGGCGAGGTCGACGCGGGCCGGGCGGAGCTGGCCGTGCTGATCGCCCCGGTGACCGTGGACGACTTCGTCGCCGTGAACCTGGCCCGGGAGAAGATGCCGCGCAAGAGCACCTGGTTCACGCCGAAGGCCCGGGCCGGCCTGGTGTCGGCCGAGGTCCGCTGA
- a CDS encoding disulfide bond formation protein DsbA produces MWFDPICPWAWITSRWLLEVEQVRDVDVRFHVMSLSVLNEGRDLPEQYQELMRTGWGPVRVCIAAERKHGPDALRELYTALGTRIHLGKEELGRELLAAALNDGGLDPSLADAAESTGYDEALRASHEAGMRPVGTDVGTPVIHAPGPDGGKVAFFGPVVTPRPKGEAAGRLWDGVLLVAGTPGFYELKRSRELGPIFD; encoded by the coding sequence ATGTGGTTCGACCCGATCTGTCCGTGGGCGTGGATCACCTCCCGCTGGCTGCTGGAGGTGGAACAGGTCCGGGACGTCGACGTCCGCTTCCACGTGATGAGCCTGTCCGTGCTCAACGAGGGGCGTGACCTGCCCGAGCAGTACCAGGAGCTGATGCGTACGGGCTGGGGCCCGGTGCGGGTCTGCATCGCCGCCGAGCGGAAGCACGGCCCGGACGCGCTCCGCGAGCTGTACACGGCGCTGGGCACCCGCATCCACCTCGGCAAGGAGGAGTTGGGCCGGGAACTGCTCGCGGCCGCGCTGAACGACGGCGGGCTCGACCCCTCCCTGGCCGACGCCGCCGAGAGCACCGGGTACGACGAGGCGCTGCGGGCCAGCCACGAGGCAGGCATGCGGCCGGTCGGCACCGACGTGGGGACCCCGGTCATCCACGCCCCGGGCCCGGACGGCGGCAAGGTCGCCTTCTTCGGCCCGGTGGTCACCCCGCGCCCGAAGGGCGAGGCGGCCGGTCGGCTCTGGGACGGCGTCCTGCTGGTGGCCGGCACCCCCGGCTTCTACGAGCTCAAGCGCTCCCGCGAGCTCGGTCCGATCTTCGACTGA